The genomic segment CTCGGCACCCCAGCGCAGGGCCTCGGAGAAGGACTCCGCGCCGATGGGGGCGATCATGAACTCCTGGATGTCCACGTTGGAGTCGGCGTGCGAGCCGCCGTTCAGGATGTTCATCATCGGAACGGGCAGCAGGTGCGCGTTCGGGCCGCCCAGGTAGCGGAAGAGCGGCAGGTCGCTGGCCTCGGAGGCGGCGTGGGCGACGGCGAGGGAGACGCCGAGGATGGCGTTGGCGCCGAGGGAGCCCTTGTTGTCGGTGGCGTCCAGGTCGAACATCGCCTGGTCGATCAGGCGCTGCTCGGTGGCGTCGTAGCCGACGAGCTCCGGGCCGATCTGCTCGATCACGGCGAGGACGGCCTTCTCGACACCCTTGCCGAGGTAGCGGTTGGGGTCGCCGTCACGGAGCTCGATGGCTTCGAAGGCACCCGTGGAGGCGCCGGACGGGACGGCGGCACGACCGGTGCTGCCGTCGTCGAGGCCGACCTCGACCTCGACGGTGGGGTTGCCTCGCGAGTCGAGGATTTCCCGGGCTACGACGACGTCGATGGACGGCACGAGCATCTCCTTCATGGGATGTGACGCTGGTTGTGCGGGGCCGCTTGGGCCTTGCGACTAGAGCCTAACCGCCCCCGGGCCGTCGGCAGCCGACCGACCGTCCCGTGGACAGACAGACCGTACCCATTGTTTCAGGTCGGAACAAAGGGGGGTGGGCGAGAAAGTGAACAGAAAGAGGGAGAGGCGAGGAAGAGGCGAGGAAGAGGAGAGAGGGAGTGGCGAGGGAGGCGGGCATGAAAAAGCCCCGCCCCGGTGCGTACGGGGGAATGCGCACCGGGGCGGGGAGCCCGTGGGGACGGGGGGACGGCCCTCACGAGGTCTTCACTATGGAGGACACGGATGTGAGCGGGCTGTGGTTCAGCTGGAGAGCGGCTCGATTTTCGGCCCGGCTGAACCCGCCCCGCCCCGCCTGCCCGGCCGTGGAGGCGGCCGTGGGGATGGCAGGCGGCCGGCGGCCGGCGCGATCGCCGTGGGTCAGCTCAGGTGGAGCTGCTGGCCCGGGTAGATGAAGTCGGCGTCGTCGATGATGTCCTTGTTCAGCTCGAAGAGCTTCTCCCAGCCACCCTTGACGTTCTTCTTCTCGGCGATGGCGCTGAGGGTGTCGCCGCTGACGACCTTGTACTCGCCGTCGCCCTTCTCGACCTTCTTGCCGGTCGGGGTCTCGACGGTGGCGCGCTCGGAGGAGCGGGAGGCGCGGGTCTCCTGGCTGCTCTTCTCGGTGCTCTTCTGGGTGCTCTCCTGCGAGGAGGAACCGGAGTCCGAGTTGCCGCTGGAGGCGGCGGCGCCGTCGTACGAGGCGCTGGACAGGCCGGTGCCGCAGACGGGCCAGGCACCCTTGCCCTGGCCCGCGAGGACCTTCTCGGCGATCGCGATCTGCTGGGCCTTGCTCGCCTGGTCGGCGGTGGAGGCGTACTGCGTACCGCCGTAGGCGGCCCAGGTGGAGGCGGAGAACTGCAGACCGCCGTAGTAGCCGTTACCGGTGTTGATGGACCAGTTCCCGCCGGACTCGCACTGGGCGACGGTGTCCCACTCGGAGGCGGTGGCGGCGGAGGCGCTGCCGGCGACCATCAGCGGAGCGGCGATGGCGGCGGCACCGGTGACACCGGCGACGGCGATGGCGCGAGCCGCCTTGGACGGACGGCGGTGCTTGCCCTTGCTGGAAAACAGCATGGAGTGATCCCCTCACCGACGCCTGCGAGGTGAGCTGTCGGGTTCGGGCCGGTTGAGTTGCCCGGCCGCGCCCGCTCGCCTTTCGGCTCACATGGCGCGGCTTCACCCCGAGCCGGTTCCGGACGTGCGCCCCCGAAGGGCCGCAACCACCGGACCCGGCACTTACCTTGGGTCCCCCGCTCCTGCCTACGGCGCTTGACGCGACGACTGTTCCATGCGGCCGTTGGCAGGATTCGGCGTACCGACCGCAGGGGCCCGCTGTGGCGAGCGGTCACGACCGTAGACACGTGATTCGCCGGATTTCAAAGACGATCAGGGGGTCTGTGATTCATCTCCCATGGAGATCAAAACGGGCATTCAGGGGCGAACCGTGACTTGAACTGCCGCTACTTTTCGCCCGTTTCGACACCGACTTCGAGGGTCTGACCGGGAAGGATAAGGTCCGGGTCAGTTCCGACCGTGGCCTCGTTCTCGGCGTACAGCTCCCGCCACCCGCCGCCCAGGCCGAGCGAGTTCACGATGCCCGTCAGACTGTCGCCCGCCTGGACGGTGTACGCGCCGTCGACGACCTCACGCGCCGCGTCGCCATCACGGGAGGCGTGACGGCCGGAGGACGCGGAGTCGGTGCGGGAGCCGTCGGCCGCGTCCGTGCCGGCCTCGGTGTCCGCGTCGACGCCCTCGTCGGCACTGGCGCCGCGATGACGGCCGGTGCCACCCTCACTGTCGTCCGCAGCCGAAGAGCTGCCGCTCTGACCCGACTTGTCCGAGTCTGCGCTGCCGGAGCCGGTGGAGCCGTCCGAGTCGGTGCCGGTTCTGGCCTTGGTGGAACCCTCGAAGACATCGGCGGACGATTCCGACGATTCGGACGATTCGCTCGACCCGCGGGAGCCGCTGGAGCCGGTGGAGTCCGTCGATCCGGTGGAGTCGGTCGAGTCGGCCGACTTGCCCGACTTGGCCGCGTCGGCCGCGTCCGTCGAGGCGGACGAATCCGATGTATCGGATGAACCTGACGAACTGGACGAATCCTCAGAGTCCGAGGAGTCGTCCGCGACGCCCGTGTCCACGTCGGCGGAACCGGAGTCGCCTCCGAGGTTGTGGAGGAGTCCACAGGTGGCCCAGACGCCGACGCCCTGGTCGGCGAGCACCTTCTCGGCGACGG from the Streptomyces sp. NBC_00310 genome contains:
- a CDS encoding transglycosylase family protein, which translates into the protein MLFSSKGKHRRPSKAARAIAVAGVTGAAAIAAPLMVAGSASAATASEWDTVAQCESGGNWSINTGNGYYGGLQFSASTWAAYGGTQYASTADQASKAQQIAIAEKVLAGQGKGAWPVCGTGLSSASYDGAAASSGNSDSGSSSQESTQKSTEKSSQETRASRSSERATVETPTGKKVEKGDGEYKVVSGDTLSAIAEKKNVKGGWEKLFELNKDIIDDADFIYPGQQLHLS
- a CDS encoding transglycosylase family protein, with translation MLSGNGRHRRPRQAPALLVAAGVTGSAIAIPLLGATGASAAGGTTWDQVAECESGGSWSADTGNGRYGGLQLTQANWEKYGGLEYAATADQASRSQQIAVAEKVLADQGVGVWATCGLLHNLGGDSGSADVDTGVADDSSDSEDSSSSSGSSDTSDSSASTDAADAAKSGKSADSTDSTGSTDSTGSSGSRGSSESSESSESSADVFEGSTKARTGTDSDGSTGSGSADSDKSGQSGSSSAADDSEGGTGRHRGASADEGVDADTEAGTDAADGSRTDSASSGRHASRDGDAAREVVDGAYTVQAGDSLTGIVNSLGLGGGWRELYAENEATVGTDPDLILPGQTLEVGVETGEK